One window of uncultured Trichococcus sp. genomic DNA carries:
- a CDS encoding isoprenylcysteine carboxylmethyltransferase family protein, which yields MEMDSELDRQEIRRLIQSALSRLFAGLLLIGGILFALAGTFRYWQAWLFLAALTIPLVMTLVFLLRKDPALLAKRMNLKEPRKKQRKIILVSAMFMLVGCFMPGLDYRFHWSDVPTWLIIVSVVVFECAYAMVVAVFAQNSYASRVIEIQEGQQLIDTGLYSIIRHPMYLASIILYLSIPLMLGSYYSVIPIALSCLEIIARIKDEEEMLKEGLPGYKTYTQRVKYRLIPYIW from the coding sequence ATGGAAATGGATAGTGAATTGGATAGGCAGGAAATCAGACGCTTGATTCAGTCGGCCCTGTCTCGGCTTTTTGCTGGTTTACTTCTGATCGGAGGCATCCTGTTCGCTTTGGCGGGCACCTTCCGGTATTGGCAGGCTTGGCTTTTTCTGGCGGCATTGACGATTCCGCTGGTCATGACGCTCGTCTTTTTATTGCGGAAAGACCCCGCTTTGCTGGCAAAACGGATGAACTTGAAGGAACCGCGCAAAAAGCAGCGAAAAATCATTTTGGTTTCAGCGATGTTCATGCTAGTGGGCTGTTTCATGCCGGGATTGGATTACCGTTTTCATTGGTCCGATGTGCCCACTTGGTTGATTATTGTCAGTGTTGTTGTGTTCGAGTGCGCCTACGCGATGGTGGTCGCCGTCTTCGCTCAGAACAGCTATGCCTCGCGCGTCATCGAAATCCAAGAAGGGCAGCAGTTGATCGATACCGGGCTCTATTCGATCATCCGCCACCCGATGTATTTGGCTTCCATCATTCTGTATCTGTCGATTCCGTTGATGCTCGGATCCTACTATTCTGTGATTCCGATAGCGTTGAGCTGCCTCGAAATCATCGCGCGGATCAAGGACGAGGAAGAGATGCTGAAGGAAGGGTTGCCGGGCTACAAAACCTATACCCAACGCGTCAAATACCGCCTGATTCCCTACATTTGGTGA
- the metK gene encoding methionine adenosyltransferase, which yields MKRTFFTSESVMEGHPDKLCDQIADGILDAILDEDPLARVACDVSASTGLITVFGQITTVSTVDIPAIVRTIIQDVGYTDCDFGIDGKACSVLVGLDRQSADIAAGVGSSLEKRLGSDDEADQLGAGDQGLMFGYACKETPELMPLPIMLAHRLAKKVTELRKSGELPYLRPDGKTQVTVEYEDGHVKRVEAVVIACQHDEAVDQKQLREDMLRQVIPAVIPAELLDDQTKYFVNATGRFVVGGPMGDSGWTGKKIIVDTYGGFARHGGGSFSGKDPTKVDRSAAYAARYVAKNVVAAGLAERCEIQLAYVIGVARPVSVRVETFGTASIAEEQIEELIEKHFDLRPAAIIRDFDLRKPIYRNLACYGHFGRPELDLAWERTEKAFLLAEEVKALKQKPESWEGNDGNG from the coding sequence ATGAAGAGAACATTTTTCACCTCGGAGTCGGTCATGGAGGGGCATCCGGATAAACTCTGCGATCAGATAGCCGACGGGATTTTGGACGCCATTCTGGATGAGGATCCGCTCGCGCGGGTGGCTTGCGATGTTTCCGCCAGCACCGGTTTGATCACGGTTTTCGGCCAGATCACGACTGTCAGCACGGTGGATATTCCGGCCATCGTCCGGACAATCATCCAGGATGTCGGCTACACGGACTGCGACTTTGGCATCGATGGGAAGGCCTGCTCCGTCCTGGTCGGTTTGGACAGGCAATCAGCGGATATCGCTGCAGGGGTCGGCTCCTCTTTGGAAAAGCGGCTCGGCTCGGACGATGAAGCGGACCAATTGGGAGCAGGCGATCAGGGATTGATGTTCGGCTATGCCTGCAAGGAAACGCCGGAGTTGATGCCGCTGCCGATCATGTTGGCTCATAGGCTGGCCAAAAAGGTTACCGAGCTGCGGAAATCAGGGGAACTGCCCTATCTGAGGCCGGACGGGAAAACGCAGGTGACCGTGGAGTATGAGGATGGCCATGTCAAAAGAGTCGAAGCGGTCGTGATCGCCTGTCAGCATGACGAAGCGGTCGATCAGAAACAGCTCAGAGAGGATATGCTCCGGCAGGTGATCCCGGCCGTCATTCCAGCGGAGCTGTTGGATGATCAGACGAAATATTTCGTCAATGCGACCGGCCGTTTCGTCGTCGGCGGTCCCATGGGTGATTCGGGATGGACAGGAAAAAAAATCATTGTCGATACATATGGTGGCTTTGCGCGGCACGGGGGAGGCTCCTTTTCCGGGAAAGATCCGACCAAAGTCGACCGCTCCGCCGCCTACGCTGCAAGGTATGTGGCGAAGAACGTCGTGGCTGCAGGATTAGCGGAAAGGTGCGAAATCCAGTTGGCCTACGTCATCGGGGTGGCCAGGCCCGTTTCTGTCCGGGTAGAAACCTTCGGGACGGCCAGTATTGCCGAAGAGCAGATCGAGGAACTGATCGAAAAGCACTTTGACTTGCGTCCGGCTGCGATCATCCGTGATTTCGATCTGAGGAAGCCAATCTACAGAAACCTTGCCTGCTACGGCCACTTCGGCAGACCCGAATTGGACTTGGCTTGGGAGCGGACCGAAAAGGCTTTCTTACTGGCGGAGGAAGTGAAGGCATTGAAGCAGAAACCGGAAAGTTGGGAAGGGAACGATGGAAATGGATAG
- the amrB gene encoding AmmeMemoRadiSam system protein B, whose translation MLVFGVISPHPSLIIPEIGGKDIERVKRTVAALETAAERLAAAKPDRLLIISPHEGHGYEVPLHYLAKQLPSNLELEKILVTEPSYEHYYEWGKRYGEACDQSDQRTAIIASADLSHVLKPEGPYGYHSAGPLLDKLVVKAVKEKDAGQLLRLDSGFLERAAECGLRSILFLMGAFEGRDYEAEVLSYEGPFGVGYLVATFMPSEAKEQSKDA comes from the coding sequence ATGTTGGTTTTTGGCGTCATCAGTCCGCATCCGTCACTCATCATTCCGGAAATAGGCGGGAAGGACATCGAAAGGGTAAAACGGACAGTGGCGGCTTTGGAGACAGCGGCCGAGAGACTTGCCGCCGCAAAACCGGACCGACTGCTCATCATCTCGCCGCATGAAGGCCATGGCTATGAAGTGCCGTTGCATTATCTCGCCAAACAGTTGCCTTCCAACTTGGAGCTGGAAAAGATTTTGGTGACGGAGCCTTCCTACGAGCACTACTATGAATGGGGAAAGCGCTATGGGGAAGCTTGCGATCAGTCGGATCAGCGCACGGCCATCATTGCCTCAGCTGATCTGTCGCACGTGCTGAAGCCGGAGGGGCCTTACGGTTACCATTCGGCGGGACCGCTGTTGGACAAATTGGTCGTCAAGGCCGTAAAGGAAAAGGATGCCGGCCAACTGTTGCGTTTGGATTCCGGATTCCTCGAAAGGGCGGCGGAGTGCGGGCTGCGCTCGATACTGTTCCTGATGGGAGCGTTCGAAGGCAGGGATTACGAAGCGGAAGTCCTCTCCTACGAGGGGCCTTTCGGGGTCGGTTACCTTGTCGCAACCTTCATGCCTTCGGAGGCCAAAGAGCAAAGCAAGGATGCGTGA
- the amrS gene encoding AmmeMemoRadiSam system radical SAM enzyme, with protein MKEAMLYEKLGDGRVRCGVCPHHCVIAEGKRGICAVRENREGTLYALNYGKAIAVAIDPIEKKPLNHFLPGTTAYSFATIGCNLRCLWCQNWAISQASKPDRPIYGEDISPEEHVRRALAAKCPSIAYTYTEPIIFVEYALDTMKLAREAGVKNIWKTAGYATKETLDAIIPYLDAVNVDLKGTDDEVYREYCGGTAQPVLDTIKHFHAAGVHLEITTLVVPGVNDRIDQLERMARFIAEEVGKEVPWHVNRFFPGWKMMDTAITPMDTLETAAAIGKSYGLLHVHIGNI; from the coding sequence ATGAAGGAAGCTATGTTGTACGAAAAACTGGGGGATGGCAGAGTCAGGTGCGGCGTTTGCCCGCATCATTGCGTCATCGCGGAAGGCAAGCGGGGCATCTGCGCCGTCAGGGAGAACCGGGAGGGGACTTTGTACGCATTGAACTACGGGAAAGCGATCGCGGTCGCAATCGATCCCATCGAGAAGAAGCCGCTCAATCATTTCCTCCCCGGCACCACAGCCTATTCGTTCGCTACAATCGGGTGCAATCTGCGCTGCCTTTGGTGCCAGAACTGGGCGATTTCGCAGGCTTCCAAACCGGATCGTCCGATTTATGGGGAGGACATCAGCCCGGAAGAGCATGTTCGGCGGGCTTTGGCTGCCAAGTGTCCTTCCATCGCTTACACTTACACGGAACCGATCATCTTTGTCGAATATGCGCTCGATACGATGAAGCTGGCCCGTGAAGCAGGGGTGAAGAACATCTGGAAAACGGCCGGCTATGCGACGAAAGAGACCTTGGATGCCATCATTCCGTATCTGGATGCCGTTAATGTCGATCTGAAAGGCACCGATGACGAAGTCTACCGGGAATATTGCGGTGGAACGGCACAGCCGGTACTGGATACCATCAAACATTTCCATGCAGCAGGCGTGCATCTTGAAATCACCACACTCGTCGTCCCTGGGGTGAATGACCGCATTGATCAACTCGAACGGATGGCGCGTTTCATCGCCGAGGAAGTCGGCAAAGAGGTGCCTTGGCATGTCAATCGCTTTTTCCCTGGTTGGAAAATGATGGACACAGCCATCACGCCGATGGACACGTTGGAAACAGCCGCGGCCATCGGAAAAAGCTACGGATTGCTGCACGTGCACATCGGCAACATCTGA
- a CDS encoding Maf family nucleotide pyrophosphatase produces the protein MMQVHIRKAVPQDLAALKIIEDACFPEAEAATLESLGERLRLFPESFLVAESDGELVGFVNGAVIDEPIIRDAHYHEAALHNPDGTYQSVFGLDVVPAFRRQGIAEKLLKALIDAARQAGRKGLTLCCKEEKIPYYEKFGLVNSGRSESTHGNAVWYDMILHFEEERGEQMDPKIILASQSPRRSELLSICIKGFTVQVADIDEKAIEESILAEAIKGTFLDTATELVETLAREKAAVIHNENREAMVIGSDTVVVLDEKILGKPVDEADAYAMLRAMAGKTHSVLTGVSILWGEKEETFASETKVSFFDWDERMEAEVKAYVASGKPMDKAGAYGIQEEAALWVSGIEGDYNTIVGLPVALVDKAIHRLLAEAETRK, from the coding sequence ATGATGCAAGTGCATATAAGAAAGGCGGTGCCGCAGGATTTGGCTGCACTGAAAATAATAGAGGATGCGTGTTTCCCGGAAGCCGAGGCTGCGACGCTTGAATCTCTCGGAGAGCGACTGCGACTGTTCCCGGAGAGCTTCCTGGTGGCCGAATCCGATGGCGAGTTGGTGGGATTCGTGAACGGCGCCGTCATCGACGAACCGATCATCCGCGATGCCCATTACCATGAGGCTGCCCTGCACAATCCGGATGGCACTTATCAAAGCGTATTCGGTTTGGATGTGGTTCCGGCCTTCAGAAGGCAAGGTATTGCGGAAAAATTGCTGAAGGCACTGATCGATGCGGCGAGGCAAGCGGGCAGAAAAGGCTTGACGCTATGCTGCAAAGAGGAAAAGATCCCTTATTACGAGAAATTCGGATTGGTGAACAGCGGCAGATCGGAATCCACGCACGGGAATGCCGTTTGGTATGACATGATTCTGCATTTTGAAGAAGAAAGGGGGGAGCAAATGGATCCGAAAATCATTTTGGCGAGTCAATCGCCAAGGCGCAGCGAATTGCTTTCCATATGCATCAAGGGATTCACGGTCCAGGTTGCGGACATCGATGAAAAAGCGATAGAAGAAAGCATCCTGGCCGAGGCGATAAAAGGCACGTTCCTGGACACAGCCACGGAGCTGGTGGAAACATTGGCGCGGGAAAAAGCGGCGGTCATCCACAATGAGAATAGAGAAGCAATGGTCATCGGATCAGACACTGTAGTCGTGTTGGACGAAAAAATCCTCGGCAAACCGGTTGATGAGGCCGACGCCTATGCGATGCTGCGCGCAATGGCAGGCAAGACCCATTCGGTCCTGACCGGTGTCAGCATTCTGTGGGGCGAAAAGGAAGAGACCTTTGCTTCAGAGACGAAAGTCAGTTTCTTTGACTGGGATGAGCGGATGGAGGCGGAAGTGAAGGCATATGTGGCATCGGGCAAGCCGATGGACAAAGCCGGAGCTTACGGCATCCAAGAAGAAGCTGCGCTTTGGGTTTCCGGGATCGAAGGGGACTACAACACAATCGTCGGTCTGCCGGTCGCCTTGGTAGATAAAGCCATCCATCGTTTGTTGGCGGAAGCTGAAACAAGAAAGTAG
- a CDS encoding OFA family MFS transporter encodes MENKWMRAAVPALLIHCSIGTVYCWSLLKGGIAEYIGRPKSEVEWAFSLAIFCLGMSAAFAGRIVEKDIHKASLIAAICFAGGMAGTGFFIQQKSLIGIFLTYGVLMGIGCGIGYLSPVKTLMLWFKDNKGLATGIAVAGFGLAKVIASPIIEMLLGATNADGTLVDPTRLYKLFYILAVVYFIMMFIGHLLLKKPSDWVEMTSKTKGGHTLEIFKDRTFIGIWLMFYLNITCGLALISQEKDLLHFIGFGAIATVSSLTAIFNAGGRLAFSAFGDRMKDRNTIYLWIFGLSITGTAITLLANGVNNAIAPLIILLLCVINAGYGGGFSSLPPLLADRFGMNTISTVHGLALSAWAFAGLSGNQLSALIIAKTGSYNNILYAILAMYAIAFFISAFLLRAKPDEKRRHPVHH; translated from the coding sequence ATCGAAAACAAATGGATGCGCGCTGCTGTCCCGGCACTGCTGATCCATTGCAGCATCGGTACCGTCTACTGTTGGTCTTTGCTGAAGGGGGGCATCGCCGAATATATCGGCAGGCCGAAAAGCGAGGTCGAATGGGCATTCAGTCTGGCAATTTTCTGTCTCGGCATGTCGGCCGCTTTCGCCGGCAGGATTGTCGAAAAGGATATCCATAAGGCTTCGCTGATTGCAGCGATTTGCTTCGCAGGCGGAATGGCCGGGACGGGCTTTTTCATCCAACAAAAATCGCTGATCGGAATTTTCCTGACTTATGGCGTTTTGATGGGCATCGGTTGCGGTATTGGTTATCTTTCGCCGGTAAAGACACTGATGCTCTGGTTCAAGGACAATAAAGGGCTCGCAACCGGAATAGCAGTGGCCGGTTTCGGTTTGGCCAAAGTCATCGCCAGCCCGATCATCGAGATGCTGCTGGGTGCGACGAATGCTGACGGCACGCTAGTTGACCCGACCCGTCTCTACAAACTGTTCTACATTCTGGCTGTAGTCTACTTCATCATGATGTTCATCGGCCATCTTCTTTTGAAGAAGCCATCGGATTGGGTGGAAATGACCTCGAAGACGAAAGGAGGTCACACGTTGGAAATCTTCAAGGACAGGACATTCATCGGTATCTGGCTGATGTTTTACCTCAACATCACCTGCGGATTGGCGCTTATCTCCCAGGAAAAGGATCTGCTACATTTCATCGGTTTCGGTGCGATCGCCACAGTCAGTTCCTTGACCGCGATTTTCAACGCCGGTGGCCGACTCGCCTTTTCAGCATTTGGAGACAGGATGAAAGACAGGAATACCATTTATCTCTGGATTTTTGGTTTATCGATTACTGGAACAGCAATTACTCTTTTAGCGAACGGCGTGAATAACGCTATCGCTCCACTGATCATTTTGTTGCTGTGCGTCATCAATGCAGGTTACGGCGGCGGCTTTTCAAGTCTTCCACCGCTGCTGGCAGATCGCTTCGGAATGAATACCATCAGTACCGTTCATGGACTGGCCTTGTCAGCTTGGGCCTTTGCCGGATTATCCGGAAATCAGTTGAGTGCCTTGATCATCGCGAAGACTGGTTCCTATAACAATATCCTATATGCCATCTTGGCGATGTATGCTATAGCTTTCTTCATCAGTGCGTTCCTGTTGCGGGCAAAACCGGACGAAAAAAGAAGACATCCCGTCCATCACTGA
- a CDS encoding homocysteine S-methyltransferase family protein has protein sequence MNIRKQIGEELLLFDGAMGTMLQTYGMKAGQNPEALNLEAPELLGRIHREYVEAGAQFITTNTFGANAYKLQETGYSVTEVVTAAVGIAKAATAGTDVQVALDIGPVGKMMKPIGLLDFDQAYDYFREQVTIGAAAGADLILIETMSDLAEMRAAVLAAKENCDLPIFATMTFTEDGNTLTGTEPEIMALSLDALGVDVLGVNCSLGPKELLPIIKRILDFTNTPVMVQANAGIPVTEAGVAKYNVVSKDYLEVAKELAGLGVSVIGGCCGTTPEYIRDLQQAKEFFAKREANKLKRYVCSAQKKVCLDGQITLIGERINPSGNKALKEQFVAGNPLAAIKVAFEQVQKGADVLDVNTSLPMIDETDYMIKIIDGMSGLVEAPLQFDSTKPEVLEAALRRYSGVAIVNSVNGKESSMAEIYPIVQKYGAFVVALCLDEAGIPDDAAGRTKVAQKLIDRAGEYGIGAERLLVDCLVLTAAAQQKAVMETLKALRWVKENTQALTTLGLSNVSYGLPFRALINRTYFAMALTSGLDTVIINPGADGIVDTMRAFNVLSGQDEGAIDYIDYNNKKAVVKSDGPKQENVVRSYREMLLEGDEAGIMKATNTLLKDNTPLAVVDDHIVPALDEVGKLYEQKNIFLPQLIRAAETAGKAFETIRAKLAAGNEKLESKGTIVMATVRGDIHDIGKNLAKVLLENYGYDVIDLGKDVPIEEVVAVAKQHQVKLVGLSALMTTTVTAMEDTITALREAELPVKVFVGGAVLTEKYAKAIGADYYCKDARAGVTVAEEVFGQV, from the coding sequence ATGAATATCAGAAAACAAATTGGAGAAGAACTGCTTCTCTTCGACGGAGCGATGGGCACGATGCTCCAGACATACGGAATGAAAGCCGGCCAAAATCCGGAAGCGTTGAATCTGGAGGCTCCCGAGCTGCTCGGCCGGATCCATCGGGAATACGTCGAAGCCGGCGCGCAGTTCATCACGACAAACACTTTTGGCGCGAATGCCTACAAACTGCAGGAGACAGGCTACTCGGTTACGGAAGTGGTGACTGCTGCCGTTGGGATCGCAAAAGCCGCAACAGCAGGGACCGATGTGCAGGTAGCACTCGATATCGGACCAGTCGGGAAGATGATGAAACCGATCGGATTGCTTGATTTCGACCAGGCTTACGACTATTTCCGCGAACAAGTGACAATCGGGGCTGCGGCCGGAGCGGACCTGATCCTCATCGAAACGATGTCGGATCTGGCGGAAATGCGCGCGGCCGTGCTGGCGGCGAAAGAAAACTGCGACCTGCCGATCTTCGCAACGATGACCTTCACGGAGGACGGCAACACCTTGACCGGAACCGAACCGGAAATCATGGCGCTCTCCTTGGATGCGTTGGGTGTTGATGTGCTGGGCGTGAACTGCTCATTGGGGCCAAAGGAACTGCTTCCCATCATCAAAAGGATTTTGGACTTCACGAACACGCCGGTGATGGTGCAGGCGAATGCCGGCATCCCTGTGACGGAAGCGGGCGTCGCCAAATATAACGTCGTTTCCAAGGACTACCTTGAGGTCGCGAAGGAGTTGGCCGGTTTGGGGGTTTCCGTGATCGGCGGGTGCTGCGGCACGACGCCGGAGTACATCCGCGATCTGCAGCAGGCAAAAGAATTTTTTGCGAAAAGGGAAGCCAACAAATTGAAACGTTACGTCTGCTCCGCGCAGAAAAAGGTTTGCCTGGACGGCCAGATCACCCTCATCGGTGAGCGGATCAACCCGTCAGGCAACAAGGCTCTGAAGGAACAATTCGTGGCGGGCAATCCGTTGGCGGCCATCAAAGTCGCTTTCGAGCAGGTACAAAAAGGTGCGGATGTGTTGGACGTCAACACATCTTTGCCGATGATCGACGAAACGGACTACATGATAAAAATCATCGATGGCATGAGCGGCCTGGTGGAAGCGCCGCTGCAGTTCGATTCGACCAAACCGGAAGTGCTTGAAGCAGCTTTGCGGCGCTACAGCGGCGTTGCGATCGTCAATTCGGTCAACGGGAAAGAATCCTCGATGGCCGAAATCTATCCGATCGTCCAGAAATACGGCGCCTTTGTCGTAGCCTTATGTCTGGATGAAGCGGGCATCCCGGATGATGCGGCCGGCCGAACCAAGGTCGCCCAAAAGCTGATCGATCGAGCGGGAGAATACGGCATCGGGGCCGAAAGATTGCTCGTCGACTGCCTTGTGCTCACTGCGGCTGCCCAACAGAAAGCGGTCATGGAGACTTTGAAGGCTTTGCGTTGGGTCAAGGAAAATACGCAGGCATTGACCACTTTGGGATTGAGCAATGTTTCCTACGGGCTGCCTTTCCGGGCTTTGATCAACCGTACCTATTTTGCGATGGCTTTGACTTCGGGATTGGATACGGTCATCATCAATCCGGGGGCCGACGGAATCGTCGACACGATGCGCGCCTTCAATGTTCTGTCAGGGCAAGACGAAGGTGCCATCGACTATATCGACTACAACAACAAAAAGGCTGTGGTCAAATCCGATGGTCCCAAGCAGGAAAACGTGGTACGTTCCTACCGGGAAATGCTGTTGGAGGGCGACGAAGCAGGGATCATGAAGGCGACCAACACGTTGCTTAAAGACAATACGCCATTGGCGGTCGTGGACGATCACATCGTACCGGCATTGGATGAAGTAGGCAAGCTCTATGAACAGAAGAACATCTTCCTGCCTCAGCTGATCCGCGCCGCCGAAACGGCTGGTAAAGCTTTCGAGACGATCCGGGCAAAACTTGCGGCCGGCAATGAGAAGCTGGAATCGAAGGGAACAATCGTGATGGCCACCGTAAGAGGGGATATCCACGATATCGGGAAAAATCTGGCGAAAGTGCTGCTTGAAAACTATGGCTACGACGTCATCGACCTGGGCAAGGATGTCCCGATCGAGGAGGTTGTGGCGGTCGCCAAGCAACATCAAGTCAAATTGGTCGGTCTGTCTGCGCTGATGACGACGACCGTCACGGCGATGGAGGACACAATCACGGCCTTGCGCGAGGCGGAATTGCCTGTGAAGGTTTTCGTCGGAGGCGCTGTACTGACAGAAAAGTACGCCAAAGCCATCGGCGCGGATTATTACTGCAAAGATGCCCGGGCCGGCGTCACAGTGGCCGAAGAAGTCTTCGGACAGGTATAA
- a CDS encoding vitamin B12 dependent-methionine synthase activation domain-containing protein, translating into MKTDLKLVAKYLGFGNKQPDERTRNDMETIAAQFEQAITGKWTYGHYLLDHSVEGLITLEGTAVVLEGKSITRTLKRCKEVYIMVCTLGAQGDFIIERNKMMSPTLGMIADACASAFVETIADSCQQEIESQLPAGAALTFRYAPGYGDLPLATNKTLLGELQSDKRIGVHLTDSMLMTPRKSIVAILGVLEEGATKGKNHRCGNTSCSECELNDSCTARS; encoded by the coding sequence ATGAAGACGGATCTGAAGCTGGTTGCGAAGTATCTTGGCTTCGGCAACAAACAACCGGACGAACGGACAAGGAACGACATGGAGACGATCGCCGCCCAGTTTGAGCAGGCGATCACCGGGAAATGGACTTATGGGCATTATCTCCTGGATCACTCCGTTGAGGGATTGATCACGCTGGAGGGGACCGCTGTTGTGCTGGAAGGGAAAAGCATCACCCGTACGCTTAAGCGTTGCAAAGAAGTCTACATCATGGTCTGCACATTAGGCGCGCAAGGCGATTTCATCATCGAGCGCAATAAAATGATGTCGCCGACCTTGGGCATGATTGCGGATGCCTGTGCATCCGCATTCGTCGAGACGATCGCGGACAGTTGCCAGCAGGAAATCGAAAGCCAGCTGCCAGCGGGAGCCGCATTGACTTTCCGCTACGCGCCGGGATACGGAGATCTGCCTTTGGCCACCAACAAAACGCTGCTCGGGGAATTGCAGTCCGACAAGAGGATCGGAGTCCATCTGACGGATTCGATGCTGATGACGCCAAGAAAGTCGATCGTGGCGATTTTGGGCGTGCTGGAGGAAGGTGCCACCAAAGGCAAGAACCATCGCTGCGGGAACACCAGCTGCAGCGAGTGCGAGCTGAACGACAGCTGCACGGCCAGAAGTTAA